One region of Salvelinus sp. IW2-2015 linkage group LG1, ASM291031v2, whole genome shotgun sequence genomic DNA includes:
- the LOC111949976 gene encoding proteasome subunit beta type-3, which translates to MSIMSYNGGAVMAMKGKQCVAIAADRRFGVQAQMVTTDFQKIFPMGDRLYIGLAGLATDVQTVSQRLKFRLNLYELKEGRQIKPKTFMSMVSNLLYERRFGPYYIEPVIAGLDPKTFEPFICSLDLIGCPMVTEDFVVSGTCSEQMYGMCESLWEPDMEPEDLFETISQAMLNAVDRDAVSGMGVIVQVIEKDKITTRTLKARMD; encoded by the exons ATG TCTATTATGTCCTATAATGGTGGTGCCGTCATGGCGATGAAGGGTAAGCAATGTGTAGCCATTGCAGCAGATCGAAGATTCGGTGTACAGGCTCAGATGGTGACCACAGACTTCCAGAAGATCTTTCCCATGGGAGACAGACTCTACATTGGCCTGGCTGGTCTGGCTACTGACGTACAGACAGT TTCCCAGAGGCTCAAGTTCAGATTGAACCTCTATGAGCTGAAGGAGGGGCGTCAGATCAAACCCAAGACATTCATGAGCATGGTCTCCAACCTGCTGTATGAGAGGAG ATTTGGGCCATACTACATTGAGCCTGTGATCGCTGGGCTGGACCCCAAGACCTTTGAGCCATTTATCTGCTCGCTGGACCTGATTGGCTGCCCCATGGTGACAGAGGACTTTGTTGTGAGCGGCACTTGCTCAGAGCAGATGTACGGCATGTGTGAATCTCTCTGGGAGCCAGACATG GAACCAGAGGACCTGTTTGAGACCATCTCCCAAGCCATGCTGAATGCAGTGGACAGGGATGCTGTTTCAGGCATGGGTGTCATTGTGCAAGTCAT TGAGAAGGACAAGATCACCACACGTACCCTGAAGGCCCGAATGGATTAa
- the LOC111949636 gene encoding polycomb complex protein BMI-1, whose translation MDKMQPSRLKITELNPNLVCPLCVGYFIDATTIVECLHSFCKTCIVAFLETNKFCPRCDVQVHKTCPQLSIRSDKTLQDIVYKLVPGLFKDEMKRRRDFYTNQENQHLEPGEVVEEPTIIAEDEIISLSIQFHEKNKSDTQPVDTEGDNTNSKRFLQCPAAMTVLHLAKFLRSKMDIPNTLRIEVLYADEPLKDYYTLMDIAYMYSWRRNGPLPLQYWVKPTRKRRRLSQGAAQAHSDGVNTSPTSESDSHSDKALSPAGQAPRASTLPSPALRGQPSTLQSPSGTTGPNGTQRLPLASKSGSNARKVNVNGKSNGAATETRGGDKGAVPAPT comes from the exons ATGGATAAAATGCAACCCAGTCGGCTAAAAATCACAGAGCTGAATCCTAACCTGGTATGCCCACTGTGTGTGGGATACTTCATCGATGCCACAACCATCGTGGAGTGCTTGCACTCAT TCTGCAAGACGTGCATTGTTGCCTTCCTGGAAACCAACAAGTTCTGCCCCAGATGTGATGTGCAAGTACACAAGACGTGTCCACAGCTCAGCATCAG GTCAGACAAGACTCTACAGGACATTGTATACAAGCTGGTGCCTGGATTATTCAAAG ATGAGATGAAACGAAGGCGGGACTTCTACACAAACCAGGAAAACCAACACCTGGAGCCAGGAGAAGTGGTGGAGGAGCCAACTATTATTGCAGAAGATGAAATCATCAGTCTCTCCATTCAGTTCCATGAGAAGAACAA AAGTGACACACAACCTGTGGATACAGAAGGAGACAAT ACCAACAGCAAACGCTTCCTGCAATGCCCGGCAGCCATGACAGTCCTGCACTTAGCCAAGTTCCTGCGTAGCAAGATGGACATTCCAAACACCTTACGG ATTGAAGTGCTGTACGCTGATGAGCCCTTAAAGGACTACTACACGCTGATGGATATTGCCTACATGTATTCTTGGCGACGT AATGGCCCCCTCCCCCTGCAGTACTGGGTCAAGCCCACCCGGAAGCGTCGAAGGCTGTCCCAAGGTGCCGCCCAGGCCCACTCCGACGGCGTCAACACAAGCCCCACCTCTGARAGCGACTCCCACAGCGACAAGGCCCTGAGCCCAGCTGGTCAGGCCCCCAGAGCCTCCACCCTGCCCAGCCCTGCCCTCCGAGGCCAACCCTCTACCCTTCAGAGCCCCAGCGGTACCACAGGACCCAACGGTACTCAACGGCTCCCTCTAGCCTCCAAGTCAGGGAGCAACGCCCGCAAGGTGAAYGTCAACGGCAAAAGCAATGGAGCGGCGACTGAGACTAGGGGAGGGGACAAAGGGGCTGTACCAGCCCCAACCTAA
- the LOC111949824 gene encoding phosphatidylinositol 5-phosphate 4-kinase type-2 beta, protein MSSNCTSVAPVSASKTKTKKKHFIGQKVKLFRASEPILSVLMWGVNHTINELSNVPVPVMLMPDDFKAYSKIKVDNHLFNKENLPSRFKFKEYCPMVFRNLRERFCIDDQDYQNSLTRSAPLNSDSQGRFGNRFLSSYDHRFVIKTVSSEDIAEMHNILKKYHQFIVECHGSTLLPQFLGMYRLTVDGVETYMVVTRNVFSYRLTVHRKYDLKGSTVSREASDKEKAKELPTFKDNDFLNEGQKLQIGDDNKKYFLEKLKRDVEFLATLKIMDYSLLVGIHDVDRAEQEEMEVEAGGEEEEYENDGMGGALTGSFGTPPDSPGNPLNFGGFFGPGEFDPSVDVYAIKSNDSAVKKEVYFMAIIDILTHYDAKKKAAHAAKTVKHGAGAEISTVNPEQYSKRFYEFMSNILS, encoded by the exons ATGTCATCCAACTGTACCAGCGTTGCGCCGGTGAGCGCTAGCAAAACGAAGACGAAAAAGAAACATTTTATAGGACAGAAAGTGAAATTATTCCGTGCAAGTGAGCCTATTCTCAGCGTTTTAATGTGGGGTGTCAACCATACG ATCAACGAGTTRAGTAACGTGCCTGTACCAGTAATGCTGATGCCTGATGATTTTAAAGCCTACAGTAAGATCAAAGTGGACAACCACCTATTTAACAA AGAAAACCTGCCCAGCCGCTTCAAATTCAAAGAGTACTGCCCTATGGTGTTCCGCAACCTGAGGGAGAGGTTCTGCATCGATGACCAGGATTACCAG AACTCTCTGACGAGGAGCGCCCCGCTGAACAGCGACTCCCAGGGGCGCTTTGGCAACCGCTTCCTGTCCAGCTACGACCACCGCTTCGTCATCAAGACGGTGTCCAGCGAAGACATCGCCGAGATGCACAACATCCTCAAGAAGTACCACCAG TTCATAGTGGAGTGTCATGGCAGCACTCTGCTCCCCCAGTTCCTGGGCATGTACCGGCTAACAGTGGACGGGGTTGAGACGTACATGGTGGTGACCCGTAATGTATTCAGCTACCGTCTGACCGTGCACCGCAAGTACGACCTGAAG GGTTCCACGGtctcaagggaagccagtgacaAAGAGAAG GCCAAGGAACTCCCCACCTTTAAGGACAACGACTTTCTGAACGAGGGCCAGAAGCTGCAGATAGGAGATGACAACAAGAAGTACTTCTTGGAGAAACTAAAGCGCGACGTAGAG TTTCTGGCCACTCTAAAGATCATGGACTACAGTCTGCTGGTGGGGATCCATGATGTGGACCGGGCAgagcaggaggagatggaggtggaggcaggaggagaggaggaggagtacgaGAACGATGGGATGGGAGGAGCACTCACCGGCTCCTTCGGCACCCCTCCAGACAGCCCTGGGAACCCCCTCAACTTTGGCGGGTTCTTCGGCCCTGGCGAGTTCGACCCCTCCGTGGACGTCTACGCAATTAAGAGCAACGACA GTGCTGTGAAGAAAGAAGTGTACTTCATGGCTATCATCGACATCCTCACACACTACGATGCTAAGAAAAAAGCTGCACATGCTGCCAAAACTGTGAAACATGGG GCCGGGGCAGAGATCTCCACCGTAAACCCAGAGCAGTACTCCAAAAGATTCTATGAGTTTATGTCCAACATCCTGTCATAG
- the LOC111949725 gene encoding CDGSH iron-sulfur domain-containing protein 3, mitochondrial: MNTIMSDRVRKLVSATLIQPWTWPIITAPKVQLSSLSSEPVIASKKPFKVELVGGKRYSWCTCGHSKKQPFCDGTHKTKAQGLMPLRFIPEKDSKTWLCGCKYTANPPYCDGTHKQEFIQSALLPENTDS, encoded by the exons ATGAACACGATCATGTCAGACAGAGTGCGCAAATTAGTTTCTGCAACCTTGATACAACCTTGGACATGGCCGATTATTACCGCCCCAAAG GTCCAGCTCTCCAGTCTATCCAGTGAGCCTGTCATCGCTTCCAAAAAGCCTTTCAAGGTGGAGCTTGTAGGGGGAAAGCGTTACTCGTGGTGCACTTGTGGACACAGCAAGAAACAG CCTTTCTGTGATGGAACCCACAAGACTAAAGCCCAGGGCCTGATGCCTCTGCGCTTCATCCCTGAGAAGGACTCCAAAACTTGGCTGTGTGGCTGCAAGTACACCGCTAACCCACCATACTGCGATGGCACTCACAAGCAGGAATTCATCCAGTCTGCCCTGCTCCCAGAGAACACAGACTCCTGA